The window TGCATCGGCATCTTCAAACACAAGGCAGTCTTCCGGCGCGATACGCAGAAGCTCCGCGGCTTTCAAAAACGGCTCAGGATCAGGCTTGCCTTTGCTGTAATCCTCTGCACCCACCAGCGCTTCAAAGCGGTCCAGAATCTGCAGCGCAGAAAGCGTCTTGAAGATGTTTTCACGCGGCGATCCTGACACCACGGCCAGCGGAATCTTCCCGTACTGCGCGGTAATGTGCGCCAGGACGGAGGCGATGGGCCTGATGTTGCTTACGCCCAGCAGGTACTGCGCTTCCTTGTCTGCTACCACGGCTTCGGGGTCCATCGTGTAGCCAAAACGTTCGTTCAGCAGTTTCACCACACTTACCGGCGGAACACCCGCCCACTCGTAAAACAGGTTCTCCGGAAACGTGCCGCCATGCGCGCGAATTGTATCGGTCCACGCAATGAAATGTGCGGGCATGGAGTCCGCGATGGTTCCATCCAGATCAAACAGGTATGCCTTGAAATTGCCCGCGGGCAGGGCCAGTGAATCGCCGGTTAACATGGTTCCTCCTTCTTCCACCATACCGGCTTGATAAACTCAGCTTTAGATGATCGACCTTGCGTTTTCTATTCTTGCGGCTGACTTCGCCAACCTTGCGGAGGAGATTGCCACGGCCGAACGTGGCGGTGGCACCGTTTGCCATGTGGATGTGATGGATGGCCACTTCGTGCCCAACATCACCTTCGGACCGCCCGTTGTGGCCGCCGTGCGCCGCTGCACCAGTCTGCCGCTCGACGTGCACCTCATGATTGAAGATCCGGACCGCTACATTCCGGATTTCGCCCAGGCGGGTGCGGACTGGGTCATTGTGCATCAGGAAGTCTGTCGGCATCTGCATCGCACGCTCTCGCAGATCCGCGAACACGGCATGCAGCCTGCGGTCGTCATCAATCCAGCCACGCCTGTCGAGACGCTCATTGAAGTGCTGCCCATCGTGCATCACGTGCTGGTCATGACCGTGAACCCGGGCTTCGGCGGCCAGAGCTTCATCCCGCGCTGCGTGGAGAAGGTGCGGCATCTTGCGTCGTTGCGTGAGGAGATGAACCTGAACTTCCGCATTGAGGTTGACGGAGGCATTGCCACAGATACCGTCGGCGAGGTCGTTCGCGCCGGTGCAGACTTGCTGGTGGCGGGTTCCGCCATCTTCGCGGGCCCGGGAAATCAGG is drawn from Terriglobus sp. RCC_193 and contains these coding sequences:
- a CDS encoding HAD family hydrolase: MLTGDSLALPAGNFKAYLFDLDGTIADSMPAHFIAWTDTIRAHGGTFPENLFYEWAGVPPVSVVKLLNERFGYTMDPEAVVADKEAQYLLGVSNIRPIASVLAHITAQYGKIPLAVVSGSPRENIFKTLSALQILDRFEALVGAEDYSKGKPDPEPFLKAAELLRIAPEDCLVFEDADAGIVAAKAAGMQWVRVPVVLPGADSPAV
- the rpe gene encoding ribulose-phosphate 3-epimerase; this encodes MIDLAFSILAADFANLAEEIATAERGGGTVCHVDVMDGHFVPNITFGPPVVAAVRRCTSLPLDVHLMIEDPDRYIPDFAQAGADWVIVHQEVCRHLHRTLSQIREHGMQPAVVINPATPVETLIEVLPIVHHVLVMTVNPGFGGQSFIPRCVEKVRHLASLREEMNLNFRIEVDGGIATDTVGEVVRAGADLLVAGSAIFAGPGNQAQTTKNAEEFLRVARSAGDRTV